Proteins encoded in a region of the Dryobates pubescens isolate bDryPub1 chromosome 14, bDryPub1.pri, whole genome shotgun sequence genome:
- the LOC104299742 gene encoding lymphocyte antigen 6E-like produces MKTTLVTLLAAVLCVEQAYPFMCYVCQEEESNKDCLTISMCEKEDKYCMTILKNMETKPNKTKYVISKMCSPTCPAKNQQQNQTYPRVSCCEKPLCNVNGVSSKQSSYGVPFLGVLASISYIFACGL; encoded by the exons ATGAAGACTACCCTTGTCACCTTGTTGGCTGCTGTTCTTTGTGTGGAGCAAG ctTACCCATTTATGTGCTATGTGTGCCAAGAAGAAGAGTCCAACAAGGACTGTTTGACCATTTCCATGTGTGAAAAGGAAGACAAATACTGTATGACCATTCTCAAAAACATGGAAACAA AGCCCAACAAGACTAAATATGTCATTTCTAAGATGTGTTCTCCAACGTGTCCAGCAAAAAatcagcaacaaaaccaaacctaccCGAGGGTTTCATGCTGTGAGAAGCCATTATGCAATGTGAATGGAGTCagcagcaagcaaagcagctATGGAGTGCCATTCCTGGGTGTCCTAGCCAGTATCTCTTACATCTTCGCATGTGGACTCTGA
- the LOC104299743 gene encoding lymphocyte antigen 6E, which yields MKVLLFAVLAAVLCVERAHTLICFSCSDASSNWACLKPVKCGENENHCVTTYVGVGIGSKSGQSISKGCSPICPSAGINLGIAAASVYCCDSFLCNISGSSSVKASYSLLALAVLVSFLYVLRARE from the exons ATGAAGGTTCTTCTGTTCGCTGTGCTGGCTGCCGTGCTGTGCGTGGAGAGAG CCCACACGCTCATCTGCTTTTCCTGCTCGGATGCATCCTCCAACTGGGCCTGCCTGAAGCCTGTCAAGTGCGGGGAGAATGAAAACCACTGTGTGACAACTTACGTCGGAGTGGGAATCG GCAGCAAGTCTGGCCAGTCCATCTCCAAGGGATGCTCTCCCATTTGTCCCAGCGCTGGGATCAACCTTGGCATAGCAGCTGCCTCCGTTTACTGCTGTGACTCCTTCCTCTGCAACATCAGCGGCTCCAGCAGCGTCAAAGCCAGCTACAGCCTCCTGGCCTTGGCTGTCCTGGTCAGCTTCCTCTACGTCCTCAGGGCTCGCGAGTGA